A single region of the Mugil cephalus isolate CIBA_MC_2020 chromosome 4, CIBA_Mcephalus_1.1, whole genome shotgun sequence genome encodes:
- the lactbl1b gene encoding putative beta-lactamase-like 1 isoform X2, which translates to MGKAGSKVLREAAVDGVQTQPPPAEAAPAVAVKFEGLTKASKMKVKWSQLGMVFFLILSLVMTGCFFWQYQLPKAPADGMSGNAKSEMMCPRYPEPLPLEHPIPSLKEALEKVDVLFRQSINPVSLPAMSAIVILNDTVLWTGNFGKRNGSDPNSGPPNEYTIYRIASLSKIFPTLMLYKLWEDGKIGSLDDPLEKYVENFTIKNPLGKSRDSELKYVTDGLIFLDSGEVQIRSSTVTLRRMASQLSGLPRRLRGTNLLWKGKTQSAINLLQDDVLVADPGTKCHYSNLAFSLLAHVMAERVVGVDYQRWITDNILDRLGMEDTGFDLTPGLQSQVAVGVYSSGKPAPLYDLGWYRPSGQMFSTAADLAKLAMMLLGAYHRKLLEPDSLKIMLTPLFRCDKDYFANRTGTPWEVNELMGYEVVRKDGDLDGYSATFSLVPRLKLGLVVLMAGSRSQDQDLVKKAYNHIIPAIEKAFREAKKVLVAPPDPVPYVGFFTYSNITFYEIKAGPDGVLIMQQFGPQIEELIPEKYRTIKLNYLVDRVFRVVFEKEYPCVLQVGTASVSLEAQDGQLFNFYVFNKKGLSPGFDAPGLNTYNVVRIARRPSFSS; encoded by the exons ATGGGCAAGGCGGGGAGTAAAGTCCTCAGAGAAGCCGCAGTGGATGGGGTTCAAACACAG CCACCCCCGGCTGAGGCTGCTCCGGCTGTGGCTGTTAAATTCGAAGGACTCACAAAGGCCAGCAAGATGAAGGTGAAGTGGAGCCAGCTGGGCATGGTGttcttcctcattctgtctCTGGTGATGACAGGATGCTTCTTCTGGCAATATCAACTGCCAAAGGCTCCGGCAG ACGGGATGAGTGGCAACGCTAAGTCAGAGATGATGTGTCCCCGCTACCCAGAGCCTCTCCCTCTGGAGCATCCTATCCCCAGTCTAAAAGAGGCTCTGGAAAAG GTGGATGTTTTGTTTCGACAAAGCATCAACCCTGTCAGCCTCCCAGCCATGTCGGCCATCGTAATCTTAAATGATACCGTTCTTTGGACTGGCAACTTTGGAAAGAGGAATGGCAGTGACCCTAACTCGGGACCTCCAAACGAGTACACAATCTACAG AATAGCCAGTCTCTCCAAAATCTTCCCAACGCTGATGCTGTACAAACTGTGGGAGGACGGGAAGATCGGCTCCCTAGACGACCCCCTGGAGAAATATGTGGAGAACTTCACCATCAAAAACCCCCTGGGCAAGTCGCGAGACTCGGAGCTCAAATATGTGACCGACGGCCTCATATTTCTGGACAGTGGGGAGGTTCAGATCCGCtcctccacagtcactctgcgCAGGATGGCCAGTCAGCTCTCAG GCCTCCCCCGGAGATTGCGGGGCACAAATCTGCTTtggaaaggaaaaacacaatctgcAATCAATCTACTTCAAGATGACGTCCTTGTCGCAGATCCAGGCACCAA ATGTCACTACAGTAACCTCGCCTTCTCTTTGCTTGCTCATGTGATGGCCGAGCGAGTAGTCGGAGTCGATTATCAGAGATGGATCACAGACAACATCCTGGACAGGCTGGGGATGGAAGACACTGGCTTTGACCTCACCCCGGGGTTACAGAGCCAGGTAGCCGTGGGAGTGTACTCCAGTGGAAAGCCAGCCCCACTCTATGATCTGGGTTGGTACCGACCATCAGGTCAGATGTTCTCCACAGCTGCAGACTTGGCCAAGCTGGCCATGATGCTGCTGGGTGCTTATCACCGCAAGCTGCTGGAGCCAGATTCCTTGAAGATCATGCTGACCCCTCTCTTCAGGTGCGATAAGGACTACTTTGCCAACCGTACTGGGACACCATGGGAGGTGAATGAGCTGATGGGCTATGAGGTGGTGCGTAAAGATGGCGACCTGGACGGCTACTCTGCCACTTTCTCCCTGGTTCCCAGACTGAAGCTTGGTCTGGTGGTGCTCATGGCAGGAAGTCGTTCTCAGGACCAGGATCTGGTCAAAAAGGCCTACAACCACATTATCCCTGCCATAGAGAAAGCCTTCAGGGAGGCTAAGAAGGTCCTCGTTGCTCCCCCAGACCCAGTGCCGTACGTCGGCTTTTTCACGTACAGCAACATCACCTTCTACGAGATCAAAGCGGGGCCAGATGGAGTTCTAATCATGCAGCAGTTTGGTCCCCAAATTGAAGAGCTGATCCCAGAGAAATACAGGACAATAAAGCTCAACTACCTGGTTGATAGGGTGTTCAGAGTGGTGTTTGAAAAAGAGTACCCTTGTGTATTGCAAGTCGGCACGGCCTCAGTGTCCCTCGAAGCCCAAGATGGCCAGTTATTTAATTTCTACGTGTTTAATAAGAAGGGCTTGTCCCCTGGTTTTGATGCTCCAGGACTGAACACTTATAACGTGGTCAGAATAGCCCGCAGGCCGTCCTTCTCCAGCTGA
- the lactbl1b gene encoding putative beta-lactamase-like 1 isoform X1: MGKAGSKVLREAAVDGVQTQPPPAEAAPAVAVKFEGLTKASKMKVKWSQLGMVFFLILSLVMTGCFFWQYQLPKAPADDGMSGNAKSEMMCPRYPEPLPLEHPIPSLKEALEKVDVLFRQSINPVSLPAMSAIVILNDTVLWTGNFGKRNGSDPNSGPPNEYTIYRIASLSKIFPTLMLYKLWEDGKIGSLDDPLEKYVENFTIKNPLGKSRDSELKYVTDGLIFLDSGEVQIRSSTVTLRRMASQLSGLPRRLRGTNLLWKGKTQSAINLLQDDVLVADPGTKCHYSNLAFSLLAHVMAERVVGVDYQRWITDNILDRLGMEDTGFDLTPGLQSQVAVGVYSSGKPAPLYDLGWYRPSGQMFSTAADLAKLAMMLLGAYHRKLLEPDSLKIMLTPLFRCDKDYFANRTGTPWEVNELMGYEVVRKDGDLDGYSATFSLVPRLKLGLVVLMAGSRSQDQDLVKKAYNHIIPAIEKAFREAKKVLVAPPDPVPYVGFFTYSNITFYEIKAGPDGVLIMQQFGPQIEELIPEKYRTIKLNYLVDRVFRVVFEKEYPCVLQVGTASVSLEAQDGQLFNFYVFNKKGLSPGFDAPGLNTYNVVRIARRPSFSS; this comes from the exons ATGGGCAAGGCGGGGAGTAAAGTCCTCAGAGAAGCCGCAGTGGATGGGGTTCAAACACAG CCACCCCCGGCTGAGGCTGCTCCGGCTGTGGCTGTTAAATTCGAAGGACTCACAAAGGCCAGCAAGATGAAGGTGAAGTGGAGCCAGCTGGGCATGGTGttcttcctcattctgtctCTGGTGATGACAGGATGCTTCTTCTGGCAATATCAACTGCCAAAGGCTCCGGCAG ATGACGGGATGAGTGGCAACGCTAAGTCAGAGATGATGTGTCCCCGCTACCCAGAGCCTCTCCCTCTGGAGCATCCTATCCCCAGTCTAAAAGAGGCTCTGGAAAAG GTGGATGTTTTGTTTCGACAAAGCATCAACCCTGTCAGCCTCCCAGCCATGTCGGCCATCGTAATCTTAAATGATACCGTTCTTTGGACTGGCAACTTTGGAAAGAGGAATGGCAGTGACCCTAACTCGGGACCTCCAAACGAGTACACAATCTACAG AATAGCCAGTCTCTCCAAAATCTTCCCAACGCTGATGCTGTACAAACTGTGGGAGGACGGGAAGATCGGCTCCCTAGACGACCCCCTGGAGAAATATGTGGAGAACTTCACCATCAAAAACCCCCTGGGCAAGTCGCGAGACTCGGAGCTCAAATATGTGACCGACGGCCTCATATTTCTGGACAGTGGGGAGGTTCAGATCCGCtcctccacagtcactctgcgCAGGATGGCCAGTCAGCTCTCAG GCCTCCCCCGGAGATTGCGGGGCACAAATCTGCTTtggaaaggaaaaacacaatctgcAATCAATCTACTTCAAGATGACGTCCTTGTCGCAGATCCAGGCACCAA ATGTCACTACAGTAACCTCGCCTTCTCTTTGCTTGCTCATGTGATGGCCGAGCGAGTAGTCGGAGTCGATTATCAGAGATGGATCACAGACAACATCCTGGACAGGCTGGGGATGGAAGACACTGGCTTTGACCTCACCCCGGGGTTACAGAGCCAGGTAGCCGTGGGAGTGTACTCCAGTGGAAAGCCAGCCCCACTCTATGATCTGGGTTGGTACCGACCATCAGGTCAGATGTTCTCCACAGCTGCAGACTTGGCCAAGCTGGCCATGATGCTGCTGGGTGCTTATCACCGCAAGCTGCTGGAGCCAGATTCCTTGAAGATCATGCTGACCCCTCTCTTCAGGTGCGATAAGGACTACTTTGCCAACCGTACTGGGACACCATGGGAGGTGAATGAGCTGATGGGCTATGAGGTGGTGCGTAAAGATGGCGACCTGGACGGCTACTCTGCCACTTTCTCCCTGGTTCCCAGACTGAAGCTTGGTCTGGTGGTGCTCATGGCAGGAAGTCGTTCTCAGGACCAGGATCTGGTCAAAAAGGCCTACAACCACATTATCCCTGCCATAGAGAAAGCCTTCAGGGAGGCTAAGAAGGTCCTCGTTGCTCCCCCAGACCCAGTGCCGTACGTCGGCTTTTTCACGTACAGCAACATCACCTTCTACGAGATCAAAGCGGGGCCAGATGGAGTTCTAATCATGCAGCAGTTTGGTCCCCAAATTGAAGAGCTGATCCCAGAGAAATACAGGACAATAAAGCTCAACTACCTGGTTGATAGGGTGTTCAGAGTGGTGTTTGAAAAAGAGTACCCTTGTGTATTGCAAGTCGGCACGGCCTCAGTGTCCCTCGAAGCCCAAGATGGCCAGTTATTTAATTTCTACGTGTTTAATAAGAAGGGCTTGTCCCCTGGTTTTGATGCTCCAGGACTGAACACTTATAACGTGGTCAGAATAGCCCGCAGGCCGTCCTTCTCCAGCTGA
- the lactbl1b gene encoding putative beta-lactamase-like 1 isoform X3 encodes MKVKWSQLGMVFFLILSLVMTGCFFWQYQLPKAPADDGMSGNAKSEMMCPRYPEPLPLEHPIPSLKEALEKVDVLFRQSINPVSLPAMSAIVILNDTVLWTGNFGKRNGSDPNSGPPNEYTIYRIASLSKIFPTLMLYKLWEDGKIGSLDDPLEKYVENFTIKNPLGKSRDSELKYVTDGLIFLDSGEVQIRSSTVTLRRMASQLSGLPRRLRGTNLLWKGKTQSAINLLQDDVLVADPGTKCHYSNLAFSLLAHVMAERVVGVDYQRWITDNILDRLGMEDTGFDLTPGLQSQVAVGVYSSGKPAPLYDLGWYRPSGQMFSTAADLAKLAMMLLGAYHRKLLEPDSLKIMLTPLFRCDKDYFANRTGTPWEVNELMGYEVVRKDGDLDGYSATFSLVPRLKLGLVVLMAGSRSQDQDLVKKAYNHIIPAIEKAFREAKKVLVAPPDPVPYVGFFTYSNITFYEIKAGPDGVLIMQQFGPQIEELIPEKYRTIKLNYLVDRVFRVVFEKEYPCVLQVGTASVSLEAQDGQLFNFYVFNKKGLSPGFDAPGLNTYNVVRIARRPSFSS; translated from the exons ATGAAGGTGAAGTGGAGCCAGCTGGGCATGGTGttcttcctcattctgtctCTGGTGATGACAGGATGCTTCTTCTGGCAATATCAACTGCCAAAGGCTCCGGCAG ATGACGGGATGAGTGGCAACGCTAAGTCAGAGATGATGTGTCCCCGCTACCCAGAGCCTCTCCCTCTGGAGCATCCTATCCCCAGTCTAAAAGAGGCTCTGGAAAAG GTGGATGTTTTGTTTCGACAAAGCATCAACCCTGTCAGCCTCCCAGCCATGTCGGCCATCGTAATCTTAAATGATACCGTTCTTTGGACTGGCAACTTTGGAAAGAGGAATGGCAGTGACCCTAACTCGGGACCTCCAAACGAGTACACAATCTACAG AATAGCCAGTCTCTCCAAAATCTTCCCAACGCTGATGCTGTACAAACTGTGGGAGGACGGGAAGATCGGCTCCCTAGACGACCCCCTGGAGAAATATGTGGAGAACTTCACCATCAAAAACCCCCTGGGCAAGTCGCGAGACTCGGAGCTCAAATATGTGACCGACGGCCTCATATTTCTGGACAGTGGGGAGGTTCAGATCCGCtcctccacagtcactctgcgCAGGATGGCCAGTCAGCTCTCAG GCCTCCCCCGGAGATTGCGGGGCACAAATCTGCTTtggaaaggaaaaacacaatctgcAATCAATCTACTTCAAGATGACGTCCTTGTCGCAGATCCAGGCACCAA ATGTCACTACAGTAACCTCGCCTTCTCTTTGCTTGCTCATGTGATGGCCGAGCGAGTAGTCGGAGTCGATTATCAGAGATGGATCACAGACAACATCCTGGACAGGCTGGGGATGGAAGACACTGGCTTTGACCTCACCCCGGGGTTACAGAGCCAGGTAGCCGTGGGAGTGTACTCCAGTGGAAAGCCAGCCCCACTCTATGATCTGGGTTGGTACCGACCATCAGGTCAGATGTTCTCCACAGCTGCAGACTTGGCCAAGCTGGCCATGATGCTGCTGGGTGCTTATCACCGCAAGCTGCTGGAGCCAGATTCCTTGAAGATCATGCTGACCCCTCTCTTCAGGTGCGATAAGGACTACTTTGCCAACCGTACTGGGACACCATGGGAGGTGAATGAGCTGATGGGCTATGAGGTGGTGCGTAAAGATGGCGACCTGGACGGCTACTCTGCCACTTTCTCCCTGGTTCCCAGACTGAAGCTTGGTCTGGTGGTGCTCATGGCAGGAAGTCGTTCTCAGGACCAGGATCTGGTCAAAAAGGCCTACAACCACATTATCCCTGCCATAGAGAAAGCCTTCAGGGAGGCTAAGAAGGTCCTCGTTGCTCCCCCAGACCCAGTGCCGTACGTCGGCTTTTTCACGTACAGCAACATCACCTTCTACGAGATCAAAGCGGGGCCAGATGGAGTTCTAATCATGCAGCAGTTTGGTCCCCAAATTGAAGAGCTGATCCCAGAGAAATACAGGACAATAAAGCTCAACTACCTGGTTGATAGGGTGTTCAGAGTGGTGTTTGAAAAAGAGTACCCTTGTGTATTGCAAGTCGGCACGGCCTCAGTGTCCCTCGAAGCCCAAGATGGCCAGTTATTTAATTTCTACGTGTTTAATAAGAAGGGCTTGTCCCCTGGTTTTGATGCTCCAGGACTGAACACTTATAACGTGGTCAGAATAGCCCGCAGGCCGTCCTTCTCCAGCTGA
- the nmur3 gene encoding neuromedin-U receptor 1 gives MELSLEGFSTNMSKLFPNTSMPLNATGNSTNNQFAEVNLFEILGPKRSPFFFPVTSVYLLIFLTGLSGNLLTCAVIAKHKKMRNPTNLYLLSLAVSDLLVLLFGMPLEIYDLWQNYPFPFGEGGCYFKTFLFETVCFASILNVTALSVERYIAVVHPLKTRYLSTNQHAKRVISIVWVVSMICAVPNTSLHGIFYLPEKMEESAICTVLKPLWIYNMVMQITTVCFYFVPMMIISMLYLVMGLHLSRERQRSSRNLGKNCSSTRRKVSVESRRRRQVIKMLSIVVAVFGVCWAPFHIERLLWSSISQWTDLMHNIYQYVHIFSGVLFYLSSAVNPIIYSLLSTRFRECFRELVCSHTEENSSVRDSPPFPKILLESSLTSSRVEPQGKDSNAFLPLLNVTLSMDNGMLTCACKETTCKTSVF, from the exons ATGGAGCTGTCTTTGGAGGGCTTCTCTACAAACATGTCCAAACTGTTCCCAAACACCAGCATGCCACTCAATGCCACCGGGAATTCCACCAACAACCAGTTTGCTGAAGTCAACCTCTTTGAGATCCTGGGTCCAAAACGATCTCCATTTTTCTTCCCGGTGACCAGCGTTTACCTCCTCATCTTTCTCACCGGCTTGTCCGGGAATCTGCTCACATGTGCGGTGATAGCAAAGCACAAGAAGATGCGTAACCCCACCAACCTTTACCTTTTGAGCCTGGCCGTGTCTGACCTCCTTGTACTTTTGTTCGGGATGCCCTTGGAGATTTACGACCTGTGGCAGAACTACCCCTTCCCATTTGGCGAGGGCGGCTGCTACTTCAAGACCTTCCTCTTCGAGACGGTGTGCTTTGCCTCCATCCTCAACGTCACTGCTCTCAGTGTGGAGAGGTACATCGCTGTGGTGCATCCACTCAAAACGCGCTACCTGTCCACTAACCAGCACGCCAAGCGGGTCATTAGCATCGTGTGGGTGGTGTCAATGATCTGCGCCGTCCCCAACACCTCTCTGCACGGCATCTTCTACCTGCCAGAGAAAATGGAGGAGTCGGCCATATGCACTGTGCTCAAGCCACTCTGGATCTATAACATGGTCATGCAAATCACAACTGTGTGCTTCTACTTTGTGCCCATGATGATAATAAGCATGCTGTACTTAGTGATGGGCCTTCATCTGAGCAGAGAGAGGCAGCGGTCCAGCAGGAACCTGGGAAAGAACTGCAGCAGCACTCGAAGGAAGGTCAGCGTGGAGAGCAGGCGAAGGAGACAGGTCATCAAGATGCTCT CGATTGTGGTGGCTGTGTTCGGAGTCTGCTGGGCGCCCTTCCACATCGAGCGACTCCTGTGGAGTTCTATCAGCCAGTGGACCGACCTGATGCACAACATTTATCAGTACGTCCACATCTTCTCAGGCGTCCTCTTCTACCTCAGCTCCGCGGTCAACCCCATCATCTACAGTCTGCTGTCCACACGCTTCAGGGAATGTTTCCGGGAGCTCGTGTGCTCCCACACGGAGGAGAACAGCTCCGTCAGAGACTCCCCACCATTCCCCAAGATTTTACTGGAATCCTCCCTCACAAGCTCCAGAGTTGAGCCCCAGGGTAAGGACTCCAACGCTTTCCTCCCTCTGCTTAACGTGACACTGAGCATGGACAACGGGATGCTCACGTGTGCGTGTAAAGAGACGACCTGTAAGACCTCCGTGTTCTGA